Proteins encoded within one genomic window of Haematobia irritans isolate KBUSLIRL chromosome 5, ASM5000362v1, whole genome shotgun sequence:
- the Vang gene encoding strabismus domain-containing protein Vang, translating to MENESVKSEQSSRSRRSRNHNNNGGGGNSGGSVNNGYHRDRTRHSHRSNSHSKSKSNRSSDMNPYQTTVNMTGEEGRDGQEIIEVQILPQDDNWGENTTAVTGNTSEQSISMEDINNAWHREMNETGFGFKCRRYLESIFSFLLGFGAFFSPVAMVVMPHMGFFPSAFDHPELAQTVRTQLLACGSECKGLLISISVRLLLLAIGLWALFMRRSAATMPRIFLYRAVVLLLVTLSTFAYWLFYIVQVTNGAKIVVETGGDAVDYKSLVAYATNLVDTLLFIHYIAVILLEMRHSQPMYYVKIIRSPDGVSRSYTLGQLSIQRAAVWVLQRYYVDFPIYNPYLERIPISKSQRNKITTSFKYYEVDGVNNSQQQSQSRAVLAANARRRDSSHNERFYEEHEYERRVKKRRARLITAAEEAFTHVKRIHNEPAPAVPLDPHEAAQAVFPSMARALQKYLRVTRQQPRHTFESILKHLAHCLKHDLSPRAFLEPYLTEAPVLQSEKERRWVQSWSLICDELVSRPVAGDVTFQLIQNDVSLMVSIHKLPHFNIAEEVVDPKSNKFVLKLNSETSV from the exons ATGGAGAACGAGTCTGTGAAGTCCGAACAAAGTAGTCGTTCCAGACGCTCTAGAAATCACAATAACAATGGTGGTGGTGGCAATAGTGGAGGTTCTGTGAATAATGGATACCACCGAGACCGTACACGGCACTCGCATCGTAGCAATTCGCATTCTAAGTCTAAAAGTAATCGAAGCAGCGATATGAATCCATATCAAACAACGGTTAATATGACCGGCGAGGAGGGCAGAGATGGCCAGGAAATTATTGAAGTCCAAATTTTACCACAAGATGATAATTGGGGCGAAAACACCACAGCCGTAACTGGTAATACATCTGAACAAAGCATTTCAATGGAGGACATAAACAATGCTTGGCATCGGGAAATGAATGAAACAGGATTTGGTTTCAAGTGTCGTCGATATTTGGaatcaatattttcttttctacttGGTTTTGGTGCATTTTTCTCGCCAGTGGCCATGGTTGTAATGCCACACATGGGCTTTTTTCCATCTGCATTTGATCATCCCGAGTTGGCACAGACCGTGCGTACACAGTTACTAGCTTGCGGTAGCGAATGCAAGGGGCTACTGATTTCGATATCGGTTCGCTTGTTGCTTCTAGCAATAGGTCTTTGGGCGCTTTTTATGCGCAGATCTGCGGCGACTATGCCTCGCATTTTCTTGTACAGAGCTGTAGTGCTATTGCTGGTCACACTGAGCACATTCGCTTATTGGCTTTTTTACATTGTACAG GTCACAAACGGAGCCAAAATTGTTGTGGAAACTGGTGGTGATGCcgttgactataaatctttagttGCCTATGCCACAAATCTGGTCGATACACTGCTTTTTATACATTATATTGCTGTTATTCTTTTGGAAATGCGGCATAGTCAACCGATGTACTATGTCAAGATAATTAGATCACCCGATGGCGTGTCGAGATCCTATACTCTGGGTCAACTGAGCATACAGAGAGCTGCCGTTTGGGTGCTTCAACGTTACTATGTCGATTTTCCCATATATAATCCATATTTGGAACGAATACCTATATCCAAGTCACAACGTAATAAAATAACTACCAGTTTTAAATACTATGAAGTTGATGGTGTTAACAATTCCCAGCAACAAAGTCAAAGTCGAGCTGTTTTGGCAGCCAATGCTAGGCGACGAGATTCATCCCATAATGAGCGTTTTTATGAAGAACATGAATATGAAAGAAGGGTAAAGAAACGTAGAGCCCGTCTAATAACAGCTGCAGAAGAAGCTTTCACACATGTAAAACGTATTCACAATGAGCCAGCACCCGCTGTGCCTCTAGATCCACATGAGGCTGCTCAAGCTGTATTTCCGTCAATGGCCAGagcattgcaaaaatatttacgtgttaCACGCCAACAACCTCGACATACATTCGAGAGTATTTTAAAGCATTTGGCCCATTGTCTGAAACACGATTTATCCCCACGAGCATTTCTCGAACCATATCTCACTGAAGCTCCTGTATTGCAAAGTGAAAAGGAACGCCGTTGGGTACAATCCTGGTCTCTCATATGCGATGAGTTAGTATCTCGTCCCGTAGCGGGAGACGTTACATTTCAACTTATACAAAATGATGTATCTCTGATGGTGTCAATACACAAACTACCCCATTTCAATATAGCCGAGGAGGTAGTGGATCCAAAAAGCAATAAATTTGTCTTGAAACTGAATTCCGAAACATCGGTATGA